attgccggtgtagcaaaatgcttgtaacTTCAAGAAGAATCACAGATTAGTCATTTCTATTCAACCAGTTGAAATTCAAGTCTTTATTCTTTTGTGTCGTCTGTTTCAAGGGGACACTCCTTGCAGGGTAGAGCATTCTCGTCTTTAGTAGCTGAGGCGCCACTGCGCCAACCCAGCATAGCAGACAGTGCCCTGCCCCACCCCACCAGGGTCGCCAGCACTCCCTCTGGGGCCGGCTCACTGTGCCTAACCTTGGAGGATACCTGGCACTTCAGGCTCTCAATACGCTCATGGAGCTCTTTCGTCAGATGGTGGCTGGCGCCCAACTTGTACTTGTAATCTACAGTAACACGTAGGGAGATGGAGAAGACTTTCTAGAGTTTATATGCTCAGATAACCTGAAATTGAAGTGTAGGGACACTTTGACCAGGGATTACCATTCTCAATATTTTGAAGAATCTGCAGGGTCTCCTTCTCAATCATACACACCATAGGGAGGGGAATCTGAAGAAGAGTTGCATGATTCAGCTTTCAGGGTAATGGACATTAACATTTGCTGATGACATTAATTGTGCATCTCTCAAGACCAGAATGATCCTTTCTACCATTGAGCTGAGGTGAAGGAATAAGGTTGGGGTCTCTTACACTGGTTTTGCAGTCCAGCTCATGCTGCATGATCATGGCCTTGCGTTCGGGGTCGTCGGTCAGGCAGTTGATGTGGTAGCCTCTCCGATGGGCCATCTTCCACTTGCTGATGTACTTGGTGGTGCCCCAGATAGAAAGCATCCGGGCAAAGGAATCCTCCTCTGTGGTGCACAACAATGGTTACTTACATCATTGGTGCTTTATTGGTGTACTTCAGAATAGAGGGGGAGAAGTGTTACTGGTGATAACTCACTACCCTTCTCCTTGGGTTGGGCTGCAGGTCCTGCCTAATGAAAGAGGGACACATACCTAAACTGTATGTGATGACATCCCTGATATCAAATGTACAGTTGTCTGGATTGGACCAAACATTATGATGTCCTTTCAAACAAAGTTACCTCTTCATCCACACCCTCTGACTCCATGCCACTCTGTCCCTTGTCTGACTGCACTCCGGTCCCCCCAACAAAgccatcatcatcctcctcctcctcgctctGTGAGTCACTGAGACCAGAGTGCAAGCATTTACCTCATGCTTTGGCATTCCAATTGTATGAGACTATATTCACTATAGTAATGACCATATCATGGActaggtgagactacaccattgTATTTCTATGGATTATACTTACTCCAAGGTGGGCTGCTGTGCAGCGTGAGCCATCTCCGTCTTCTCCATCCCAAAACCTCTGGATCACAGAAGTATTGTGTAAAAGTCTTCAGTAACTTAAAATAAACATTCATTGCCAATACAATTATTCATAATGTACACTACGTGTAATAGGTTAAACAAATGCGCTCATTTCTTACCTACTTGGTACACAATGACCAGGATAGTCTTAATGTAAATAGTCTTGTTGCTGTTCAAAAGCACTTGAAAAATGCTGTTGTCAGCTATGACACGTTTCAGAACTCTCAGAATACCTCAGTTCCAGAATCTTAATATTAAATGATTCTTACCAGCCTAAATTTCTTCCAGGTGTTGATTCATGTCATTACCTTTCCATCCCACGTTTTAGTTTTTGTCACATGTGCAACAGGCATATAGATAGCATCACTTCCATCTTCTATATTAATGTGCATAGTCAAAATTTGCCTGGGGTCGTTACCCTGCTGGCATCTAATCAATGATAAACATTGATTTATTATCAGGAAAATAGCAGTATCCTCTAAGGCTTGAGGACTGGTGCTGTGAAGATGCTGAAAACAGAACCCTATTTAAGAGTGAAGGGAAACAATTGATTTGTCAAAatcattttattaaaaaaaaaatgaatttcatAGATGCATGAATACTCGGATAACCAGTTTAAATACAATCtaaaattaatatatatatatatataatactgcattttttttaattttttttttactatatttCAAATGTTTTATCTAGTAACAATCCTATGACCAATCAGCAATTAGCATGCCAGCTAAGTCGGAAGCATAGTGTCTGCTAGAGTTTGTATACTATACAAATACACATGGCACAAACACGTTTGTCACGTGTCAGCTTAAATAGTGTATATATAACTCCTGTAAAGGAAGAGGACAACTGTCTTTGACAATCTTTATTATTGGTCATCTCTTGGCCTTCCAGAAACACACTGTCCTTTTTTCATAAATACAACAAAAAGTAAAAATATTTGACCATAATCCTTTGCAACAGTCTGTGGTGCTCTCTGAGTTTCAGTTTGAGTCCTCCAGGCTGCTGCTCTTCTAATCTGAGCCACAATTGCAAAGCCGTACCATGATGCTTTGCAGGCTGGGCTCTACGATGCCGAGCAGGGGCCTCTGGGAAGGGTCTCCATTCCAGCAGGCCTCCATCAGCTGCCAGCATTCCTCATCAAAGTTGGCCAACCGTTCGGGTCGCGCGCCTGCAAACATGGGCACAAATGAGGCCCGGGCAGCTTTCTAGTCCAATTcagctaacagacacacacacacctacacatccacaaacagacacacacatctcATCCACAAATAGACACACTGTAAATCCAGGATAAAAGACAAATGTTACAACAAGCTATTTGGTTTTGATCATATTCAGTCAGTTTGAATGAGTATTTTAGCTGTGGGTTTGCACATCACCTTTTTTAACATTATTCCACAACTGGTCCTTGCTGGAGCATTTCTCAAAGGACTCTGGGAGTTTTACGGAGCCAGTGCAGAGGTACCAGAACAGGATTCCAAAGGCATAGACATCCACAGAATTATCATACTTTCCTGAAGAAAGGGGTGAGACTTGGGGTTTAACCAAAGAGTCTAGAATAAGAGGTGATCCATGATGCAGCAGTGTGACCAAGTAGCAGGATAGCTGACCTGTGAAGAGCTCGGGGGCCATGTGAATGGGGGTTCCTACGATGCTGCCGGACATCATGGCCTCTGGCTTACAGAAGCCCAGGTCTGTGATCTTGGCCCGGTTCTGTTTGTCCAACTGAGGGAGGGACAGACGACAGCACAGGTTAGGAACACTTTTGGCAAGACGTGAAACTTCAGGACCATAAATATTGGTTTCTCAGGGCATACACAGTCAAAAAAAAGCATACCCTTCAGTCTCCTATACAAAGAAAGTAAGTGATTTTTTCCCCAGTTGTCAACTCAAACCTAAATTCCAAAAAGGTCAGTACTCGGAGCATCCAATGCCCCAGAACATTCAATTTATGAGGGAAGTTAAATCATTCTCCATAACTCTGTCCTAACAATACAGCCATGTGTTATAGCCTGTGACCTCCATTTTAGGAAAATGCAAACATAGTATGTCTCATTAAACATTGCCCCTTATTTTCACACATAGTTGAGTCAGTCAGAGGACACAGCAGAACAGTGACATATGAGCCAACCATCATACTGtgtaggcagggctgggctatTACACAACCAAGCAAGCAGCATAGGTGGATTATGATGGAAATAATGAGGAATTCATTAGTGTTCGGTGCTGGAGCGTTTCTGTGCCATGATGACCACAGCTGAATCAGCTCAACATTAGAACTGATTTGATGAATGGATAGTGTAGTGATCAACGCTAGTGTTACACATTTAGCATGATTTGAGATTACCTTTAACCCTCACTCACCAGCACATTCTTTAGTTTGATGTCTCTGTGCAGAAGCCCCTGACCATGCAGGAAGCGAATGCCTTCCACCACATCCAGAGCGATCTGGAGTCTCTCCTTTAGTGATAAACCAGCCTGATAGAGAGCGAGGAGATGGTGAGGTAGACCTCAGTGTGCCAATCACTTATGTCATCATAAGTGCTAGATGAACTATATTAGAGTAAATGATAGATCTGTGATTACCTTCAGGCCTGTGTAGAGATCTCTGTGAAGCCTCTCCATGATGAGCAGCACAGCAATGCTGGAGCCTCCGCCATACGTGTGGTCAATCACCGAGCCGTGCAGGTCCACCAGGCGCTCGTGTTTAGGGAGGGACCTGCGCCCATACACAATAGAGAAGGTAGGAAAACGAAGGTCCTACAGTTTTATATACATCCTACCCTCTGTGTTAGTAGAAATGGCGGGGGAGGTTGCATTGGAATATAtattatattgaattctgcttatatcACGCTATACCACAATAAAGATAAAGTTGAAATGCAGAGACTCCGAGACCATTGACAGTGCTTTTGAAGTGACAGGCTACAGATTTCCAACCTATCTCCGCTGCACTgtatcagcacaatggacagcgCTCTACACACTAAAGTGAGGTCGCTTTGGTAATGAATATAGGCTACAATATAAATAGGGTAATTCCCCTACTACAAACAGCCTATGTGAATGCAGCCATCTTAACAAAAAAATCTGTCTTAACAAAATAACTAGTTATTCGTGCAGGCTTAGAATACCGACAGTGAGAAGCAGCCATCCACAGTGGTCTTGCCAAACAAATAGGCCCACTTGAAAAATCATGGCGCCCATGCACAGCAACACTTCTGTTGATCAAATTTGACCCGCGTAATCAATTAAGCAATGCCAGCCTATCATAAACACGTTTCCAAAACGTACATTTACAACCATGAtgaaacatttgtattttttgtatttttcatttaactaggcaagtcagttaagaacaaattcttattttcaatgacggccttccagggaacagtgggttaactgccttgttcaggggcagaacgacagatttaacTTGTCAgcgcggggattcgatctagaaacctttcggttactggcccaatgctcttaccactaggctacctgccgccccatacatACCGATATGTAGCTATACCCAGGGGTGTCATTTTGGTTCTTtcattggaattatattgaattctgcaGTAACCGAGTATTCCAGCCACTGTCTTCCTATGAACCAGTTGCTATTAAATAGTTTTTGGACAGAAAGCCTGTGGCTACGGTAGGATTCTAGGCTAACCTGGGCTGGCTCCTCTGTTTCAAGATTGTCAGGAACAGTCGGAGGTGGAGAGGGCTGTGGAGCCTTTATTCTGGCGGTGCTTGTGGAAGGTTCTGCACACAGAGCTAGCTGGACCTCGTCAGCATCATCGCTGCTGGGTTTGGCGGCAGCCTCTGTGGATTAATGCTGCTGCTCATCGCTCTCTCCTTTGGCCAATTTCTGATATCCATCGTGGCAGTGGCAGTTTTGGTTTgagctagctaaataggctaaGGCTAATAACACTAACATTTAGCTAAGAAGCTAACAGCTAGCTAAGAAGCCAACTAAACTCTGTAGTGGTGGGGCGTGAGGCAAAGTTGAGTGAGGCAGCTTCAATGGTAAACTTGGCCCCACCCTTATAAATAAAAATCTATAATTACAGGCGCATCACGTTATTCATCTAGCCTACCACAGATGAGAAGCGTTTTTCCCCTCTTTTTAGGGAAAGCCAATGAAAACATACATAACCACTCCAGTGGCTTTCCATATTCCCCCACACACCGCTGGGCActctgtccattgtgctgatacAGTGCAGCGGAAAAATACAGATTTTGCGCCAACCTGTCACTCAATCATTGTAACTTTTTTGCTATTTTATATAGAGCCATAAAACTAAAACTGAGGGTGCACAAGTTTCAACTGAGGGGGCTAAGCCCCTTGTGGAGCCTGGCCTGCAGATACAGTACCAGAACTTTTCCTTTACCGCTGCATGGTGTATGAAATTCTTCTATCAGTCACAAGGGGGCAGAGGCATCACAGTTCCAACACTAGCATCACAGACATGAGTGGTTGCTTCTCTATGAACTGCATTAGTAAGCTTTTATAGCAGATGATCCGTGAAATTACACAGTGAAAGGCTGCAGTTATATGAAATTAACATGCTGAGATGTACACTAAACACAGCACCAGATGCCATTTCATTGCCCTAGAGAAAAACTTGTCCTGGGGAGCAGAATATGTTTCGTTATCCTAGAGGGTGTTGGTTTTACCAGTACATGCATTATACAAAGAGCTGTCACCACCAATAAGAAGAGTTTTGTTGATGACAAATGAGTCTCACCATTCTTTATTATTGGATGATTATTTTTCACTTGAGTATGGACCAATTTTGATACTGCAAAACAAGTTCACTCAGTTGACTTCCTATTTACTACCTTAGTTGTCAGCTTAAAGGCATGCTTTATTGAAATGATAGTACATTCAGCAATGGTTGAGATCCACTGGCTGGGCCAGCTCACCTGGTGTAGTGAAACTCCAGGGCCAAGTCGTTCCAGTGCTTGTCGTCAGGTGGTACAACTGACTTCAGAGCGCAGGGATAGCGTCCCCCCCAGCTGTCACACAGATAGACCACTCCATACTGACCCCGCCCCAGCTCTCGCCCAAGTTTGGGCTTGCCTGCCAGGAAGAGAGAAACACGTCAATACATTGTCATACAACCAACAGTGACATCGCCAGTGACATCAAAGTAAACTACTGGTCAACTTCATGAAAAAGttgttgattttgttgtcagtcATAAATACAGATTTGTGTTATTGTACTGTGACTGGTATAGGTTCTGGGCCTTTTTAGCATGTGAGAGCGTGGAACCCAGGAAGGGTGATTACTGTCGGTGCCAGAGCTCAGAGCCCAGTGGATAGAGCAGCTAGTATGTGTGTCTCACCATGCAGTAGCACGTCTCGGAGGGAGCGGCTCTCCAGAGACAGGCGGGCCAGCCGCGGGGCGTGGTCCTTCCTCACACGCAGCCACAGGTCCTCAGTACGCTCCAACCGCCCCGTGTGGCCCTCCTCCAGCTACACACAC
The sequence above is drawn from the Salmo salar chromosome ssa22, Ssal_v3.1, whole genome shotgun sequence genome and encodes:
- the LOC106583095 gene encoding uncharacterized protein isoform X2, with protein sequence MEKTEMAHAAQQPTLDDSQSEEEEDDDGFVGGTGVQSDKGQSGMESEGVDEEAGPAAQPKEKEEDSFARMLSIWGTTKYISKWKMAHRRGYHINCLTDDPERKAMIMQHELDCKTSIPLPMVCMIEKETLQILQNIENDYKYKLGASHHLTKELHERIESLKCQVSSKVRHSEPAPEGVLATLVGWGRALSAMLGWRSGASATKDENALPCKECPLETDDTKE
- the LOC106583095 gene encoding uncharacterized protein isoform X1 produces the protein MEKTEMAHAAQQPTLDDSQSEEEEDDDGFVGGTGVQSDKGQSGMESEGVDEEAGPAAQPKEKGKEDSFARMLSIWGTTKYISKWKMAHRRGYHINCLTDDPERKAMIMQHELDCKTSIPLPMVCMIEKETLQILQNIENDYKYKLGASHHLTKELHERIESLKCQVSSKVRHSEPAPEGVLATLVGWGRALSAMLGWRSGASATKDENALPCKECPLETDDTKE